In Archangium violaceum, the following are encoded in one genomic region:
- a CDS encoding secreted glycosyl hydrolase, producing MLRPILVSICACLLLAACGDKPDDKPGDSPVPRGATVPWDEYEAEAGVSSGGATLEQTTTGPWLEGTLSGEASGRKAVTLHGPTDAVAWTSRVKANSVVVRYSVPDEKEAHLDVYVNDAKVATLTVNSDFAWLYTGPNNTETHNAFPRQQVDELPQNPSTNDVNFGLRLPWSAAHHIYDEAHVLLATDGRATINEGDVVKIISPDASAGLPVTIDFMDLELVPEPLSAPADYVVVSEFTEAAVVRALQDAVNGGKPGIFLPPGDYVMSHVNPAIPKVYVPAGLTVQGAGMWYTRFVPPPPREVGYNYEFGFRLNGDNITFQDFAIFGTWRNRAARYNKAAADLGNWPWDSHDGIGRAFDRYMHNNAVFKRLWIERMIVGGWVEGGNNMLWQDSRFRNTLADGINFCNGTTNSRIVNCTARNNGDDAFAMWSAITWDKSPIKDTPWVHQPEGPNQGNVIERCTAGLIWRAAGFAVYGGHDNVIKDSVVYDTLRYPGITVDNEFAPQHEFSGLTTLQNMTVERCGGRMWWDDDGVQGDETTRRKYGAVWLFAANPYSPAEPYSFIRFQGIRLKDIDIIDPVYSGVLVQTTQGQRIENTEFDGVRIVMNQSGELGMVANDSHKAPPSPFSGKIATTGSITIKNSSITGQRANSGNLFSKDEVSTETFLFKDGGGNIWTGDR from the coding sequence ATGCTTCGTCCGATCCTCGTGTCTATCTGCGCGTGCCTTCTGCTCGCTGCTTGCGGCGACAAACCTGACGACAAACCTGGCGACTCCCCCGTCCCCCGCGGCGCCACCGTTCCCTGGGACGAGTACGAGGCCGAGGCGGGCGTTTCCTCCGGTGGCGCCACGCTCGAGCAGACCACCACGGGCCCGTGGCTGGAAGGCACGCTCTCCGGCGAGGCATCGGGCCGCAAGGCGGTGACACTGCATGGCCCCACCGACGCGGTCGCGTGGACGAGCCGCGTGAAGGCCAACTCCGTCGTGGTGCGCTACAGCGTGCCGGACGAGAAAGAGGCCCATCTGGATGTATACGTGAATGACGCGAAGGTCGCCACGCTCACGGTGAACTCGGATTTCGCCTGGCTCTACACCGGCCCGAACAACACCGAGACGCACAACGCCTTTCCGCGCCAGCAGGTGGACGAGCTCCCCCAGAACCCGAGCACCAACGACGTGAATTTTGGCCTGCGGCTGCCTTGGAGCGCCGCGCACCACATCTACGACGAGGCGCACGTGCTGCTGGCGACCGACGGCAGGGCAACCATCAACGAGGGCGATGTGGTGAAGATCATCTCGCCGGATGCCTCCGCGGGGCTCCCCGTCACCATCGACTTCATGGACCTCGAGCTCGTGCCGGAGCCCCTCTCCGCCCCGGCGGACTACGTCGTCGTGAGCGAATTCACCGAAGCAGCGGTGGTGCGGGCCCTTCAGGACGCCGTGAACGGCGGCAAACCTGGCATCTTCCTCCCGCCTGGCGATTACGTGATGTCGCACGTGAATCCGGCGATCCCCAAGGTCTACGTTCCCGCCGGCCTGACCGTCCAGGGCGCCGGCATGTGGTACACGCGATTCGTGCCTCCTCCCCCGCGGGAGGTTGGCTACAACTACGAGTTCGGTTTCCGTCTGAACGGCGACAACATCACCTTCCAGGATTTCGCCATCTTTGGAACCTGGCGCAACCGGGCGGCTCGCTACAACAAGGCCGCGGCCGATCTCGGCAACTGGCCGTGGGACAGCCATGACGGGATCGGGCGCGCCTTCGACCGCTACATGCACAACAACGCGGTCTTCAAGCGGCTCTGGATCGAGCGGATGATCGTGGGTGGCTGGGTCGAGGGCGGCAACAACATGCTGTGGCAGGACAGTCGGTTCCGCAACACCCTGGCGGACGGCATCAACTTCTGCAACGGAACCACCAACTCACGGATCGTGAACTGCACGGCGCGAAACAACGGCGACGATGCCTTCGCCATGTGGTCCGCCATTACCTGGGACAAGTCGCCCATCAAAGACACGCCCTGGGTTCACCAGCCCGAGGGCCCCAACCAGGGCAACGTCATTGAGCGCTGCACCGCGGGCCTGATCTGGCGGGCAGCCGGTTTCGCGGTTTACGGCGGCCACGACAACGTGATCAAGGACTCGGTTGTCTACGACACCCTGCGCTACCCGGGCATTACCGTGGATAACGAGTTCGCGCCCCAGCACGAGTTCTCCGGGCTCACCACCCTTCAGAACATGACGGTTGAGCGCTGTGGAGGCCGCATGTGGTGGGACGACGACGGGGTGCAGGGAGACGAAACCACGCGGCGGAAGTATGGCGCGGTATGGTTGTTTGCCGCCAACCCGTACTCTCCGGCCGAGCCGTACTCCTTCATCCGCTTTCAGGGCATCCGTTTGAAAGACATCGATATCATCGACCCCGTTTATTCCGGGGTACTGGTTCAGACCACGCAAGGGCAGCGGATCGAGAACACCGAGTTCGACGGCGTCCGTATTGTCATGAACCAATCAGGCGAGCTGGGCATGGTGGCCAATGACTCGCACAAGGCGCCGCCCAGCCCGTTCAGCGGGAAGATCGCCACCACGGGTTCGATCACCATCAAGAACTCGAGCATCACTGGCCAACGGGCAAACTCCGGAAACCTGTTCTCGAAAGACGAGGTCTCCACCGAGACGTTCTTGTTCAAGGACGGCGGCGGGAACATCTGGACGGGCGATCGGTAG
- a CDS encoding amidohydrolase family protein: MLISSGRISAVGPRSEVEIPAGATVLDTSGQTLLAGFWNSHVHFTEPWGQDAAALPTSELEQHLRDMLLRHGFVHVVDTGSFPEATLALRRRIEAGELAGPSIITAGAPLVTVEGTPWYVPVKLPELRTPEQARVLVREQLAGGTDAIKLFTCSLTERKPFPVMPLAIVQAVTEEAHAHGKPVFAHPTNAAGLSAAVEGGVDVVVHTAPMAGPLPDALHEAMVRRKVALVPTLSLFEWELKRANEAPAVLERFTQVGAEQVRHHARLGGRILFGTDVGYMTDDDPRREYVLLRGAGLELRDILASLTTNPAKQFGREARTGRLAPGLDADVVVIDGDPSRDIEALGNVRLVLRQGKIVYPLSPMPSSLARPGSP; encoded by the coding sequence GTGCTGATCTCCTCGGGGCGGATCTCCGCGGTGGGGCCCCGGTCGGAGGTGGAGATTCCAGCGGGGGCGACCGTCCTCGACACCTCGGGCCAGACACTGTTGGCCGGATTCTGGAACAGCCATGTTCACTTCACCGAGCCGTGGGGGCAGGACGCGGCGGCCCTACCCACGTCCGAGCTCGAGCAGCACCTGCGGGACATGCTGCTGCGCCACGGCTTCGTCCATGTCGTCGATACCGGCTCGTTCCCGGAGGCCACGCTGGCCCTGAGGCGGCGCATCGAGGCCGGCGAGCTGGCCGGCCCCAGCATCATCACCGCGGGAGCCCCACTGGTCACGGTGGAGGGCACGCCTTGGTACGTTCCGGTGAAGCTGCCGGAGCTCCGGACGCCGGAGCAGGCCAGGGTGCTCGTGAGGGAGCAGCTCGCGGGAGGCACGGATGCCATCAAGCTCTTCACCTGCTCCCTCACGGAACGCAAACCCTTTCCGGTGATGCCGCTCGCCATCGTCCAGGCGGTGACCGAGGAAGCGCATGCGCACGGCAAGCCCGTCTTCGCGCACCCGACGAACGCGGCGGGACTGAGCGCGGCCGTGGAGGGAGGCGTGGACGTGGTGGTGCACACGGCGCCGATGGCCGGCCCGCTGCCGGACGCTCTCCACGAGGCCATGGTGCGCCGGAAGGTGGCGCTCGTGCCGACGCTCTCCCTGTTCGAGTGGGAGCTGAAGCGCGCCAACGAGGCGCCCGCCGTGCTCGAGCGCTTCACCCAGGTGGGGGCCGAGCAGGTCCGCCACCACGCCCGGCTCGGAGGCCGCATCCTCTTCGGCACGGACGTGGGCTACATGACCGACGACGATCCACGGCGAGAGTACGTACTGCTGAGGGGGGCGGGGCTCGAGCTGCGCGACATCCTGGCGAGCCTGACGACGAACCCCGCGAAACAGTTCGGCCGGGAAGCGCGGACCGGCCGGCTCGCTCCGGGACTGGATGCGGATGTGGTGGTCATCGACGGAGACCCGTCCCGGGACATCGAGGCGCTCGGCAACGTGCGCCTGGTGTTGAGGCAGGGGAAGATCGTCTATCCACTGTCTCCGATGCCGAGCTCCCTGGCCAGGCCGGGCTCTCCGTGA